A single Aquipuribacter hungaricus DNA region contains:
- the pyk gene encoding pyruvate kinase — translation MRRAKIVCTLGPAVAGRDNIRRLVEAGMDVARMNFSHGDHSDHEANFADVRAAAEATGRNVAILLDLQGPKIRIGRFTEGSVELTVGEQFVITTEDVPGDVHQVSTTYQGLPGDVSAGDDILVDDGRLAFKVLSVDGPRVTTEVVVGGKVSNNKGVNLPGVAVSVPALTEKDIEDLRFGLSLGVDIVALSFVRDAVDADGVRAIMDEVGVRLPVIAKVEKPQAVEHLREVVDAFDGIMVARGDLGVELPLYEVPLVQKLAVELARRQAKPVIVATQMLESMITNPRPTRAEASDVANAVLDGADAVMLSGETSVGAYPFDTVRTMADIIRNTEEHGLDRIAPLGTAPRTKGGAITRAAAEIGTTLGVKYLCCFSQSGDSAKRMSRLRSSIPLLVFTPSAEARRQLALSWGVEALLVPTVQHTDDMVRQVDTSLLESGLGAVGDEVVIVAGSPPGIPGSTNALRVHRVGDAVAAVAPAYEG, via the coding sequence ATGCGCCGCGCCAAGATCGTCTGCACCCTGGGCCCCGCCGTCGCCGGCCGGGACAACATCCGCCGCCTCGTGGAGGCCGGGATGGACGTCGCCCGGATGAACTTCAGCCACGGCGACCACTCCGACCACGAGGCCAACTTCGCCGACGTCCGGGCGGCCGCCGAGGCCACCGGGCGCAACGTCGCCATCCTGCTCGACCTGCAGGGCCCCAAGATCCGCATCGGCCGCTTCACCGAGGGCTCCGTCGAGCTCACGGTCGGCGAGCAGTTCGTCATCACCACCGAGGACGTCCCCGGCGACGTCCACCAGGTGTCGACCACGTACCAGGGCCTGCCGGGCGACGTCTCCGCCGGGGACGACATCCTCGTCGACGACGGCCGCCTCGCCTTCAAGGTCCTCTCCGTCGACGGCCCCCGCGTCACCACCGAGGTCGTCGTGGGCGGCAAGGTGTCCAACAACAAGGGCGTCAACCTGCCCGGCGTCGCGGTGAGCGTCCCCGCCCTCACCGAGAAGGACATCGAGGACCTGCGCTTCGGGCTGTCCCTCGGCGTCGACATCGTCGCGCTGTCGTTCGTCCGCGACGCCGTGGACGCCGACGGCGTCCGCGCGATCATGGACGAGGTCGGCGTCCGCCTGCCCGTCATCGCCAAGGTCGAGAAGCCGCAGGCGGTCGAGCACCTGCGCGAGGTCGTCGACGCCTTCGACGGGATCATGGTCGCCCGCGGCGACCTGGGCGTCGAGCTGCCCCTGTACGAGGTGCCGCTGGTCCAGAAGCTCGCGGTCGAGCTCGCCCGCCGGCAGGCCAAGCCGGTCATCGTCGCCACGCAGATGCTCGAGTCGATGATCACCAACCCGCGTCCCACGCGCGCCGAGGCCAGCGACGTCGCCAACGCCGTCCTCGACGGGGCCGACGCGGTCATGCTGTCCGGCGAGACCAGCGTCGGGGCCTACCCGTTCGACACGGTCCGCACCATGGCCGACATCATCCGCAACACCGAGGAGCACGGCCTGGACCGGATCGCGCCCCTGGGCACGGCCCCCCGGACGAAGGGCGGCGCCATCACCCGCGCCGCGGCCGAGATCGGCACCACGCTCGGCGTGAAGTACCTGTGCTGCTTCAGCCAGTCCGGCGACTCCGCCAAGCGGATGTCGCGCCTGCGCAGCAGCATCCCGCTGCTGGTCTTCACGCCCTCGGCCGAGGCCCGCCGCCAGCTCGCGCTGTCGTGGGGCGTCGAGGCGCTGCTCGTGCCGACGGTCCAGCACACCGACGACATGGTCCGTCAGGTGGACACGTCGCTGCTGGAGAGCGGCCTCGGTGCCGTGGGCGACGAGGTCGTCATCGTCGCCGGGTCGCCCCCCGGCATCCCCGGCTCGACCAACGCGCTGCGGGTGCACCGGGTCGGCGACGCCGTCGCCGCGGTGGCCCCGGCCTACGAGGGCTGA